The Candidatus Cloacimonadota bacterium genome segment CCTGATCGCTTCCAGGAAAAGTCTGCTCGAATTTGAATCAACCAGTGAAAAAGATGATTTTATCAAAAAATATAAAAAGATAAAATTTCAGGATTTTCATTTTAAGGAAAAGTATTATCTGATTTTCTCAAACACAAAGCTCAATCATTTTGAAAAAGGTGAAATCAAAGAATTAGAAAAATCCGGAAGATTTTTTCAGAATATTTTAGTTCTGGATAATACCGAAAAAAATAAAGGAATTTTGAGTAAGATAGAACCAATCGAAATTTCCGAAAAGAAAATGGCGATTCAATCCTCTGATTTGAATGATTTAAAAACTTCAGGACTAATTTCCAAACAGGAAATGAAAATCCTCCGATCGTCGGATATTTCAAAATTGAAGATGTTCGGGATTCTCTTTTTCGGGATAATATTTTTGCAGTTCTTGTTTACTTATTTTCAAATCTTTACGGTCAATTATGCAGCACAAAATGCAATGTATGATCTGCGGCTCAAACTTTTTTCTCATCTCGAAAAAATGCCGCTTTCATTTTTTGACAAAAATCCGGTTGGGAGACTGGTAACCCGCGTGACGAACGATGTTCGCACTCTCGATGAAATGTTGAGCGAAGGACTCATCAAACTCATTCAGGATATGTTCGTGCTGGTCGGGATCATCATCATGATGCTCATCCTGAACTGGAAACTGGCTCTGGTCACCTTCACTATCCTTCCTTTCCTGATCATACTTTTGATCGTTTTCAAAAACAAAGTTCGGGTTGCATATCGGATTGTAAGGAAGAAGATTGCGAGCATAAATTCCGCTTTATCTGAAGATATTTCCGGTGTGAAGATCATCCAGCTTTTCAATAGACTTGCTCATAAGAAAAAGGAATTTGCAAAGATCAACAACGAATACTATCAAGCCTCGATGCGCCAAATGCGAATCTTCGCTTCCTTCAGACCTGTCATTCATTCTCTGCGACGAGTTGCAGTTGCTATTCTGGTCTGGTTCGGATTGGGACAGGTTTTGCAGAATTATATTACGCTCGGGATTTTCATGGCTTTTATGAGTTATGTGGACAGATTCTTCGAGCCGATCGATCATTTGAGCGAGAAATTCAATATCCTGCAGGCAGCGATGTCCGGCTCTGAAAGAATATTTGATTTGATGGATAAACCTGTCGAAGAAGGAAATAGGAGAGAGGAGAAAGGAGATAGGAAACGGGAAACAGGAGATCAGGCTTCGCTGCGCTACGCCCGGACAAGTAGGAAAAAGAAAATTGGATTTCGGGGCGAGATCGAATTCCAGAATGTGTGGCTGCAGTATAAAGAAAATGAAGATGTTTTGAAGAATGTTTCCTTTAAAGTGAAAGCAGGTGAGAAGATCGCACTGGTTGGTCATACTGGTTCAGGGAAAACTTCCATCATCAGTTTAATTTCGGGATTATATCCGTTTCAAAAAGGGGAGATAAAAATAGATGGGAAAGACATTCGGGATTATTCATTAGAAGATTTGCGGAGAAATATCGGGATCGTGCAGCAGGATGTTTTTCTTTTTTCCGGAACGATCAAAGAGAACATCGTTTTGAACGACAAGACAATTTCCGAGGAAAGAATGCAGCAGGTTTCCAAATATGTAAATGTCCACAAATTTATTGAAAAGCTTCCCCAAAAATACAACGATCCGGTAATGGAGCGTGGAGCGACTTTCTCTGTCGGACAGCGACAGCTTATCGCTTTTGCACGGGTTCTGGCATATGATCCGGCAATTTTCGTACTCGATGAAGCAACTTCCAATATCGATACGGAAACCGAAATCCTCATTCAAGATGCTCTGAAAAAACTGATGGAAAACCGCACTTCCATCATCATTGCACACCGGCTTTCCACGATCCAGCATGTTGACCGCATTCTGGTTCTGCATAAAGGTGAAATTCGTGAAGAAGGAACACATCAGGAATTGCTGGCAAAAGAAGGTTTGTATTATGATCTTTATCGGTTGCAGTATTTGTAATTCAACATAGAGAACAATGAAAAACACTGATATGTAATCCAAACAATTCAGTTGGAAAAATATAAACTTGCCAAATTTCTGAAATTTGGAAAGTTTGAATTAGAAGGTTAGGCGATGCTAACTCATAAAACTTTTTTAGAAGAAGCCCTAAAGATGGGACCTGTTGAGAGAGCGCATTTAGTTGAAGATTTAATGGCAAGTTTCCTAATATACTCACCTTTTTTTCTTTACACAGTTACTCTGTCTAAAAATTTCTAACACAAAATTATATTAATTTCTTTTCGCGACCTTTCGTGTAATTCGTGGGGAGAAGATAATTGTGTAAATTAGTATTCATTCGCGGTTTAGAAAAAGAGGAAAAATATGTT includes the following:
- a CDS encoding ABC transporter ATP-binding protein; translation: MPHSHFHGGSEDDIQNKMYDKVLFKRLIAFLKPYKFLVFISFILLLLIAAAELTLPYITKVAVDDLIASRKSLLEFESTSEKDDFIKKYKKIKFQDFHFKEKYYLIFSNTKLNHFEKGEIKELEKSGRFFQNILVLDNTEKNKGILSKIEPIEISEKKMAIQSSDLNDLKTSGLISKQEMKILRSSDISKLKMFGILFFGIIFLQFLFTYFQIFTVNYAAQNAMYDLRLKLFSHLEKMPLSFFDKNPVGRLVTRVTNDVRTLDEMLSEGLIKLIQDMFVLVGIIIMMLILNWKLALVTFTILPFLIILLIVFKNKVRVAYRIVRKKIASINSALSEDISGVKIIQLFNRLAHKKKEFAKINNEYYQASMRQMRIFASFRPVIHSLRRVAVAILVWFGLGQVLQNYITLGIFMAFMSYVDRFFEPIDHLSEKFNILQAAMSGSERIFDLMDKPVEEGNRREEKGDRKRETGDQASLRYARTSRKKKIGFRGEIEFQNVWLQYKENEDVLKNVSFKVKAGEKIALVGHTGSGKTSIISLISGLYPFQKGEIKIDGKDIRDYSLEDLRRNIGIVQQDVFLFSGTIKENIVLNDKTISEERMQQVSKYVNVHKFIEKLPQKYNDPVMERGATFSVGQRQLIAFARVLAYDPAIFVLDEATSNIDTETEILIQDALKKLMENRTSIIIAHRLSTIQHVDRILVLHKGEIREEGTHQELLAKEGLYYDLYRLQYL